A region of the Pseudomonas silesiensis genome:
CTTGAGATTCCAGAAGGCTCTGTTGGCGATAGTCACTTGCGCGTACTGCGCCGAACCCGAGCCGCTGAGTTGCAAGTCGTAGATGTCGCAGACGTCTTCGATGATGCCGCTGCCAAGGCTGAAGCCGACGATGAAATCCTCGAGGTCCGATGGCGTCACCAGCATCACCGCTTGGCTGATGCCGTTATAGGCGATCGCCAGCGCGACTTCCTCGGCCAGCGCAGTGCTGTCCGATTCGGCGCTTTGCGTTTCGGTTTGGCGCAGGTTGCTGTAGCTGTAGGTCTGGCTGGCAGCGGGCGCGGGCGTTTCGAGGGCAGGCGCCGCGCAATCAGGGCGCTTGGCGTTCATGGGCATCACCGACGGTTTGGTCAGCTTTAAGCCTATGCGCGTCAACTTGTCGCGTCTAATCGCTATTACTGATCTGCCGATAGATGCCGTCGATCAAGAGGCTGCCGACGATTTCTGATAGATCGCGAAACAGGCCTCTGCCAACGCCGAACGTGGCGCGCTGCGACGCATGATCAGCCCCAATTTGCCGAGGGTCTGCGCGTTTTCGATGGGCTGCAGGCGCAAATGATCAGTGAGGTTTTCCAGGCCGCCCTCCAACGGCATCACGGCGCAGCACAAGCCCCCGTGCACGGCTTGTATCAGTTGATGCACGGCGTCGGTCTGTAGCAATGGCTGTGGGTTCAGGCCACGGCTGTGGAAATTGTGGTCGATGGATTGGCGAAAATGCATGCCGCTGGTGAGCATGCCCAGTGGCAATTCGATCAACGATTCCCAGCTCAACGCGGCTTCGCCGAAGGTGTAGAAGCGTTGATCGTAGAGCAGACCCATGCGGGTTTCATTGAACGCCAGGGAATCGAAGCGCTCACCGTCCAGGCGTTCCAGGTACGAGACGCCGATGTCCAGGCGATTGTTCGCCAGTTGTTCGAGGATTTGTTCGGAGCTCAGGGATGAGAGTTCGAAGCGCAGGTTCGGGTGCTCGGCGTGCAGTTGTTGCATCAATGGCAGCGGATCGAAGCTCGATAATGGCACTACGCCCAGCCGCAGCGTACCGACCAGGTTGCCGCGACAGGCAGCCGCTTCGGCCTGCAAGCCGTCGCAGGCGGCCAGTACGGTGCGTGCCCATGCCAGCACCCGTTCGCCCGGAGCGGTGAAGCCTTCGAAGCGCTGGCCACGGTTGACCAATGGCAACTGGAGTTCTTCTTCGAGGCTGCGCAGGCGCATGGACAGGGTCGGCTGAGTGATGTGGCAGCGCGCCGCGGCCTGGCCGAAATGGCGGGTTTCGTCGAGGGCGATGAGGAATTTCAGCTGCTTGATGTCCATCTTCGCTCCAGTGCGCGGTGAGGCTCCGGATTCTAGCGCTTGGGGGGAAGCGGCGTCATTGGTCGGGTGGCAATCGAGGGTTACAACCTTGGTCTA
Encoded here:
- a CDS encoding LysR family transcriptional regulator; translation: MDIKQLKFLIALDETRHFGQAAARCHITQPTLSMRLRSLEEELQLPLVNRGQRFEGFTAPGERVLAWARTVLAACDGLQAEAAACRGNLVGTLRLGVVPLSSFDPLPLMQQLHAEHPNLRFELSSLSSEQILEQLANNRLDIGVSYLERLDGERFDSLAFNETRMGLLYDQRFYTFGEAALSWESLIELPLGMLTSGMHFRQSIDHNFHSRGLNPQPLLQTDAVHQLIQAVHGGLCCAVMPLEGGLENLTDHLRLQPIENAQTLGKLGLIMRRSAPRSALAEACFAIYQKSSAAS